A single region of the Cronobacter condimenti 1330 genome encodes:
- a CDS encoding terminase large subunit: MATYPNVNDANRYARDVVAGKILACRYVKLACQRHLNDLERAKDQRWPYRFDRDKAERFCRFSQKMPHTSGEWARKKLRLTLEDWQKFCFCVSFGWVRKSDGLRRFQEIYIEVPRKNGKSLIAASVGIYMFCADDEHGAEVYCGATTEKQAFKVFEPARQMVQKLPALRKRFSIKPWAKKMTRPDGSVFAPIVGDPGDGDSPSCAIIDEYHEHATDALYTTMTTGQGAREQPLTLIITTAGYDIASPCYDKRSQVVEILEGIRTDGANETIFGIIYTLDKDDDWTSEEAIRKANPNLGVSLKPEFLRAKQELAKTTPSQTNKILTKHFNLWVSSKAAFYNMQRWQEAADPSLTLADFEGEPCYLGIDLASKLDLNAVVPVFMREIDGLKHFYCVGAQFWVPEDTVYSTDPQLKRTAERYQSFVNQGVLIPTDGAEVDYRVIFESILRLRDTVKIEICPIDPYGATSLAHMLNDEGLNPVTITQNFTNMSDPMREIEAALAAGRFHHDGNPILTWCIQNVVGKYYAGSDDVVRPTKEGNENKIDGAVAAMMGVGRAMLNEPGDFLSNLDDEDILAI, from the coding sequence ATGGCGACCTATCCGAACGTTAACGACGCGAATCGCTACGCGCGGGATGTTGTCGCCGGGAAGATTCTCGCCTGCCGTTATGTAAAGCTCGCGTGTCAGCGCCATCTTAATGACCTTGAGCGGGCCAAAGATCAGCGCTGGCCATACAGGTTCGACAGAGATAAAGCCGAGCGGTTTTGTCGCTTCTCGCAAAAAATGCCCCACACGTCCGGCGAATGGGCCCGTAAAAAGCTCCGGCTGACGCTGGAGGACTGGCAAAAGTTTTGTTTCTGCGTTTCGTTTGGCTGGGTTCGCAAATCAGATGGACTTCGCCGCTTCCAGGAGATTTACATCGAGGTTCCCCGTAAGAACGGGAAATCACTCATCGCTGCCAGCGTGGGCATTTATATGTTCTGCGCGGACGACGAGCACGGCGCTGAAGTTTACTGCGGAGCCACAACAGAAAAGCAGGCGTTTAAAGTCTTTGAACCTGCGCGCCAAATGGTGCAGAAACTCCCGGCGCTGCGTAAGCGCTTCTCAATAAAGCCGTGGGCAAAAAAAATGACCCGGCCAGATGGCTCGGTGTTTGCGCCGATTGTCGGCGATCCTGGTGATGGTGACTCGCCGAGCTGTGCGATTATCGACGAGTATCACGAACACGCCACAGATGCGCTTTACACGACAATGACGACCGGGCAGGGCGCGCGTGAACAGCCACTGACGCTCATCATCACGACAGCGGGCTACGATATTGCCTCGCCCTGTTATGACAAGCGCTCACAGGTGGTGGAAATTCTTGAAGGCATTCGCACTGACGGTGCAAATGAGACGATTTTCGGCATCATTTACACCCTTGATAAGGATGACGACTGGACCTCTGAGGAAGCCATTCGGAAAGCGAACCCTAACCTTGGCGTTTCGCTCAAGCCTGAATTTCTGCGCGCCAAGCAGGAGCTTGCAAAAACCACCCCGAGCCAGACTAACAAGATTCTGACCAAGCACTTCAACCTTTGGGTCTCAAGTAAAGCCGCGTTTTACAACATGCAGCGCTGGCAGGAGGCTGCCGACCCGTCGCTGACGCTTGCCGATTTTGAGGGAGAGCCGTGTTATCTCGGGATCGACCTGGCATCAAAGCTCGACCTCAACGCCGTGGTGCCAGTATTCATGCGGGAAATCGATGGGCTTAAACACTTTTACTGCGTCGGCGCTCAGTTCTGGGTGCCAGAGGATACGGTCTACTCAACAGATCCGCAGCTAAAACGCACCGCCGAGCGCTATCAGTCGTTTGTTAATCAAGGTGTGCTGATCCCGACCGATGGCGCAGAAGTCGATTATCGGGTGATTTTCGAGTCGATTCTCAGGCTCCGTGACACGGTGAAAATCGAGATATGCCCCATCGACCCTTACGGCGCGACGTCACTGGCGCATATGCTCAACGATGAAGGGCTAAATCCTGTCACCATTACGCAGAACTTTACGAACATGTCCGACCCGATGCGAGAAATCGAGGCCGCGCTCGCGGCTGGCCGTTTCCATCACGATGGAAACCCGATCCTGACCTGGTGCATCCAGAACGTTGTCGGCAAGTATTACGCAGGCTCTGACGATGTTGTCCGTCCGACCAAAGAGGGCAACGAGAACAAAATTGACGGCGCAGTCGCGGCAATGATGGGTGTTGGCCGGGCCATGCTCAACGAGCCAGGCGATTTCCTTTCTAATCTCGACGACGAGGACATTCTAGCTATATGA
- a CDS encoding phage terminase small subunit P27 family produces MAGVRAAGGGRKKNLPVSGKSSITNIRPPQELMSAVAVKVWKSTSKILIERGLFEPEDAPVLMAYCNAFHLMIEAEKMIATSGIIATGESGIKKHPAINVRNDAVAQIARLGSLLGLDPMSRARMLGAGTPDDEEGNEFDEF; encoded by the coding sequence ATGGCCGGAGTCCGGGCCGCTGGTGGAGGTCGAAAGAAGAATCTCCCTGTAAGCGGCAAAAGCTCAATTACAAATATCAGACCGCCGCAAGAGCTAATGAGCGCCGTTGCTGTGAAGGTCTGGAAAAGCACCTCAAAGATACTTATTGAGCGTGGTTTATTTGAACCGGAGGACGCTCCTGTCCTCATGGCCTACTGCAATGCATTTCACCTCATGATCGAAGCCGAGAAGATGATCGCAACCAGTGGAATCATCGCTACCGGCGAGAGCGGCATCAAAAAACATCCCGCGATTAATGTTCGAAACGATGCCGTAGCGCAGATAGCCAGGCTTGGCTCGTTGCTGGGCCTGGACCCTATGAGTCGTGCGCGTATGCTCGGCGCGGGTACGCCTGACGATGAAGAGGGAAATGAATTTGATGAGTTTTAA
- a CDS encoding HNH endonuclease, giving the protein MPSRTPKACRKRGCGKSTTDRSGYCEVHKGAGWERHNKGRSAAQRGYGAEWRKVRNLVIKRDKGLCQTCKREGVIRPGSSVDHIIAKAHGGTDDPSNLECICSEHHKAKTARERLSVMR; this is encoded by the coding sequence ATGCCATCAAGGACACCTAAAGCCTGCCGTAAACGTGGATGTGGTAAATCAACTACAGACAGAAGCGGATACTGCGAAGTGCATAAAGGCGCTGGCTGGGAACGACACAATAAAGGGCGGTCAGCAGCACAGCGAGGCTATGGTGCTGAGTGGCGAAAGGTAAGGAACCTAGTTATCAAGCGCGACAAGGGGTTGTGTCAGACCTGTAAGCGTGAGGGCGTCATTCGTCCCGGTTCAAGCGTCGACCATATCATTGCTAAAGCTCACGGGGGCACAGACGACCCGAGTAATCTCGAATGCATTTGCTCTGAACATCACAAGGCTAAAACAGCGAGAGAGCGACTGAGCGTGATGCGGTGA
- a CDS encoding lysis protein: protein MSKLNISMLALGLIASLAAYHYHGQFTKSQASLTAVNRELNAVKDTKKKMLESQLKLAELDARYNGEIARVKAENDQLRADVANGNRRLQLHATCKPVRDAAATTGSTNATAPGLDDAAQRDYFTLREKIETSRTMILGLQKYITEQCLK from the coding sequence ATGAGTAAGCTAAACATCAGCATGCTGGCGCTTGGGCTGATAGCCTCACTCGCTGCGTATCATTATCACGGCCAGTTCACAAAATCACAGGCATCTTTAACCGCAGTTAATCGTGAATTAAACGCGGTTAAAGATACAAAGAAAAAGATGCTTGAGAGCCAGCTCAAACTTGCAGAGCTTGATGCCAGGTACAACGGAGAAATTGCCCGTGTCAAAGCTGAGAATGATCAGCTGCGTGCTGATGTCGCTAACGGTAATCGCCGGTTGCAGCTCCACGCAACCTGTAAGCCAGTGCGTGACGCCGCCGCCACCACCGGCAGCACTAATGCAACCGCCCCCGGACTTGATGACGCCGCTCAACGGGATTATTTCACCCTGAGAGAAAAAATCGAAACTAGCAGAACCATGATTCTAGGCTTGCAGAAATACATAACAGAGCAGTGTTTGAAATGA
- a CDS encoding lysozyme → MQTSEKGLALIKVFESCQLKAYRCPAGVWTIGYGWTQPVDGKPIRAGMEIDMPTAERLLKTGLTDYENDVMKLVRVKLSQTQFDALVSFTYNVGSRNFSTSTLLKKLNAGDYSGAADEFLRWNKSRGKVLSGLVRRRAAERELFLS, encoded by the coding sequence ATGCAGACGAGTGAAAAAGGCCTGGCGCTGATTAAAGTGTTTGAAAGCTGCCAGCTCAAAGCGTATCGCTGTCCGGCAGGCGTCTGGACTATCGGCTATGGCTGGACACAACCGGTCGACGGTAAGCCCATTCGCGCCGGGATGGAAATCGATATGCCCACGGCGGAGCGTCTGCTGAAAACCGGCCTGACTGATTATGAAAATGACGTAATGAAGCTGGTGCGGGTGAAGCTGTCACAGACGCAGTTCGACGCGCTGGTTTCATTTACCTATAACGTTGGCTCACGCAACTTTTCCACCTCAACGCTGCTGAAAAAACTGAATGCTGGCGATTATTCCGGTGCCGCCGATGAGTTCTTGCGATGGAACAAATCGCGGGGGAAGGTGCTGAGCGGCCTTGTGCGTCGGCGCGCTGCCGAGCGTGAGCTATTCCTGTCATGA
- a CDS encoding phage holin family protein, giving the protein MNLDMLLIEANALVCMVTMLRLLVVRKRERSLFISLVAYALILACGWKVFRIWTGAGQTDLAQFVINLSLCVSIICARGKVSKVAGGFNADE; this is encoded by the coding sequence ATGAATCTTGATATGTTGCTTATAGAGGCGAACGCGCTGGTATGCATGGTGACCATGCTGCGCCTGCTGGTTGTTCGTAAGCGTGAGCGGAGCCTGTTTATCTCTCTGGTGGCCTACGCGCTAATTCTCGCGTGCGGCTGGAAGGTGTTCCGTATCTGGACGGGGGCCGGTCAGACAGACCTGGCGCAGTTTGTGATTAACCTGTCGCTTTGCGTTTCAATCATCTGCGCTCGCGGCAAAGTGTCCAAAGTTGCAGGAGGTTTCAATGCAGACGAGTGA
- a CDS encoding putative holin — protein sequence MTDPLTVSAGFATGTAGITIATFFPEATPAVMLCSLGGAALYVLSADEHEPWKQIIFAIISFIGGMYCAGTAADIITALINAALHKLTPPVAITVSRPIGALVASTISVAVLLRVLARYRTRKGEGSE from the coding sequence ATGACCGATCCCCTGACTGTATCAGCGGGCTTCGCTACCGGTACGGCTGGCATCACCATCGCCACGTTCTTCCCGGAAGCGACGCCTGCGGTAATGCTGTGCTCGCTGGGCGGCGCTGCGCTTTATGTGCTGTCCGCCGATGAACACGAACCCTGGAAACAAATCATCTTCGCGATCATTTCGTTTATTGGCGGGATGTACTGCGCAGGAACGGCGGCTGACATCATCACCGCCTTAATCAATGCCGCGCTTCATAAACTGACGCCGCCGGTCGCGATTACCGTGTCGCGCCCCATCGGTGCGCTGGTGGCTTCCACCATCTCTGTCGCTGTGCTGCTGCGCGTTCTTGCCCGCTACCGTACCCGCAAGGGGGAGGGTAGTGAATGA
- a CDS encoding PP2C family protein-serine/threonine phosphatase: MIQLIASSSFSYPKEPDRINEDSLLPPKSVGDGILFAIADGVGSYSGANQASSTAITELSELTSISLDSIPNIFNEIRRKVSALVDKSEEFDKSATTLTFCYVYDSGVIIGHIGDCRLYCIGEKRSYQLTKDDTRHQMLIDQNIFKPRDLKDKPGKNILTTAIASNVDMEYDCDFIPWNELQGINGMYHLCIMSDGAHNAWERRPRFTTNTMINSQKFSNGILRRIERFGPDDDFSLVSIIVNVTSP; this comes from the coding sequence ATGATTCAGCTAATAGCGAGTTCATCGTTCTCGTACCCCAAAGAACCTGATAGAATAAACGAGGACTCTTTACTCCCTCCGAAAAGTGTAGGGGATGGTATCCTTTTTGCCATAGCTGATGGAGTCGGATCTTATTCTGGTGCTAACCAAGCCTCATCAACAGCGATCACTGAGCTTTCAGAACTGACTAGTATATCTCTTGACTCTATTCCTAATATATTTAATGAAATTAGGAGAAAAGTTTCTGCACTAGTTGATAAGAGCGAAGAGTTTGATAAATCGGCTACTACGCTTACGTTTTGCTATGTTTATGATAGTGGGGTGATTATAGGTCATATTGGTGACTGTCGTTTGTATTGCATTGGTGAGAAAAGATCTTACCAATTGACAAAAGATGACACTAGACACCAGATGTTAATCGATCAGAATATTTTCAAGCCTAGGGATTTGAAAGATAAACCAGGCAAAAATATCTTAACTACTGCTATAGCTTCAAATGTCGATATGGAATACGACTGTGATTTTATCCCATGGAATGAATTGCAGGGTATTAACGGGATGTATCATCTGTGTATCATGTCTGACGGAGCCCATAACGCTTGGGAAAGACGTCCAAGGTTCACAACAAATACGATGATTAATAGTCAGAAATTTTCTAATGGTATTTTACGTCGTATAGAAAGGTTTGGGCCGGATGATGACTTCTCATTAGTGAGCATCATAGTAAATGTGACCTCACCATAA
- a CDS encoding serine/threonine-protein kinase, protein MEEQHGNYFIKRIKVLGRGAFGFVEHVKVFNLNKGECGDYARKFLAPEKPELLAQIEQFRRRFKREVVYQSYCMHSNIVPIYLCDLFAQNPWFIMDKAECDLEHEITNNLLTTDQKISIVKMVLAGVGHIHAKGYLHRDIKPFNVLRFSDGTYKVSDFGLVKDTNPEGDTTKLTEIGTRMGSTRYMAPEILYNAEYSVKTDVYAVGRLIEDLNLDDKKIKPIIAKCTRMDKDDRYHSIGDVALDFAHAFLRSES, encoded by the coding sequence ATGGAAGAACAACACGGCAATTACTTTATAAAGCGAATTAAAGTGCTTGGAAGAGGCGCATTTGGCTTTGTTGAACACGTTAAAGTCTTCAACCTCAACAAGGGCGAATGTGGTGATTATGCTAGAAAGTTTTTAGCTCCGGAAAAGCCTGAGCTTTTAGCGCAAATTGAGCAGTTTAGAAGGCGTTTTAAAAGAGAGGTTGTGTATCAGTCCTATTGCATGCATAGCAACATAGTTCCTATTTATTTATGTGATTTATTCGCACAAAATCCGTGGTTTATTATGGATAAGGCGGAATGTGATCTTGAGCACGAAATAACCAATAATCTTCTTACTACTGACCAGAAAATCTCAATCGTTAAAATGGTGCTGGCTGGTGTGGGTCACATACATGCGAAAGGTTACTTACACAGAGATATAAAGCCATTTAATGTTTTGAGATTTAGTGATGGAACATATAAGGTATCTGATTTTGGTCTGGTAAAAGATACCAATCCTGAAGGCGATACCACAAAATTGACCGAGATCGGTACCCGTATGGGAAGTACCAGATATATGGCTCCAGAGATTTTATACAATGCAGAATATTCAGTTAAGACAGATGTTTATGCAGTAGGAAGGCTAATTGAAGACTTAAATTTAGATGATAAAAAAATAAAGCCTATCATAGCAAAATGCACCAGGATGGATAAAGACGATAGATATCATAGTATTGGTGATGTGGCACTAGATTTTGCGCACGCCTTCTTAAGGAGTGAGTCATGA
- a CDS encoding bacteriophage antitermination protein Q — MRAQAYEFIRQELIMATADLSGSTKGQLVAFAENAQLITNRYKRKPLKVTDPETGELVKVWNEPVPGVQSRAKGSHIPLVLPVEFATASWRRAVLALEPHETAWLMWCYGENTRYAYQTEIVRWGWETFAAELAGKRIAAKTLARLRALVWLAAQDVKRELRGGIGAGKTYQQNELAALADVTAKNWWKSYAMHWEAMRAVFERLDQSALINADATRRKQKSANSATMLAKVDF, encoded by the coding sequence GTGAGAGCGCAAGCTTATGAATTTATCCGCCAGGAGCTGATCATGGCGACGGCTGACCTGAGCGGCAGCACAAAAGGCCAGCTGGTGGCGTTCGCGGAGAATGCCCAGCTGATTACTAACCGCTACAAGCGCAAGCCGCTGAAAGTGACCGACCCGGAGACGGGCGAACTGGTGAAAGTCTGGAACGAGCCCGTGCCGGGCGTCCAGTCTCGCGCGAAAGGCTCGCATATTCCGCTGGTGCTGCCGGTCGAGTTTGCCACCGCAAGCTGGCGGCGCGCCGTGCTGGCGCTGGAGCCACACGAAACCGCCTGGCTGATGTGGTGTTATGGCGAAAATACCCGCTACGCCTACCAAACGGAGATCGTGCGCTGGGGCTGGGAGACATTCGCCGCAGAGCTGGCAGGAAAGCGCATTGCTGCCAAAACTCTGGCACGCCTGCGCGCGCTGGTATGGCTTGCGGCGCAGGATGTTAAACGAGAGCTACGCGGCGGGATCGGCGCAGGCAAAACCTACCAACAAAACGAGCTGGCAGCGCTGGCGGATGTAACGGCAAAAAATTGGTGGAAAAGTTACGCGATGCACTGGGAGGCCATGCGCGCCGTGTTTGAACGTCTAGACCAAAGCGCCCTGATAAACGCCGATGCGACAAGAAGAAAACAAAAGAGTGCAAATTCGGCGACGATGCTTGCAAAAGTAGATTTTTAA
- a CDS encoding RusA family crossover junction endodeoxyribonuclease: protein MTCDYEFTLPYPPSVNDYWRRGRGITYINEKGRQYRRDVAEILHILKLDINTDARLKLRIIANMPDRRRRDIDNILKAVCDSLEKGGFMQNDSQIDELKVVRGEVIPGGRLGIKITEIEQ from the coding sequence ATGACTTGCGATTATGAATTTACATTGCCATATCCGCCGAGCGTTAACGACTACTGGCGCAGGGGCAGGGGTATTACCTACATCAACGAGAAAGGCCGCCAGTATCGCCGCGACGTGGCGGAAATCCTTCACATCCTGAAGCTCGACATAAACACCGATGCGCGGTTGAAACTACGCATTATCGCGAACATGCCGGACAGGCGCCGCCGCGATATCGACAACATTTTAAAAGCGGTCTGCGACTCGCTGGAGAAAGGCGGCTTTATGCAAAACGACTCGCAAATAGACGAGCTGAAAGTGGTGCGGGGCGAAGTGATCCCTGGTGGCCGCCTGGGAATCAAAATAACGGAGATCGAGCAGTGA
- a CDS encoding DUF1364 domain-containing protein, producing the protein MADLRKAARGIECQVRIPGICNHNPETSVLAHIRLPGACGMGIKPPDLLATIACSACHDEIDRRTRLTDAEYAHTCALEGMARTLIIWLKMGLIK; encoded by the coding sequence GTGGCTGACTTACGCAAAGCCGCGCGCGGCATCGAGTGCCAGGTGCGCATTCCGGGCATATGCAACCACAACCCCGAAACCAGCGTGCTGGCGCATATCCGCCTGCCTGGCGCCTGCGGGATGGGGATTAAGCCGCCCGATCTGCTGGCGACAATAGCGTGTAGCGCATGTCACGACGAAATCGACCGGCGCACCCGGTTAACCGATGCGGAGTATGCGCATACGTGCGCACTGGAAGGGATGGCGAGAACGCTGATTATCTGGCTGAAAATGGGGCTGATTAAATGA
- a CDS encoding YbcN family protein — translation MSFPKDGVRLHKSNFAAIGKQLEPLLASGDCFRLIIKPWCDSRSLPQNALAHVWFSEISAYLIKRGKAFASPAWVKDALKHSYLGYEEREMTDVITGEKTTIRSLRHTSELDTGEMHFFLTQIEGWALNIGCRLTIPDDCQYAQLRAKQEA, via the coding sequence GTGAGCTTCCCGAAAGACGGCGTAAGGCTGCATAAATCCAATTTCGCAGCGATTGGCAAGCAATTAGAGCCGCTGCTGGCAAGCGGCGACTGCTTCCGGCTGATCATCAAGCCCTGGTGCGATTCTCGCAGCCTCCCACAAAACGCGCTGGCACACGTCTGGTTTAGCGAAATCAGCGCTTACCTGATCAAGCGTGGTAAAGCCTTTGCCTCTCCGGCATGGGTTAAAGACGCGCTGAAGCATTCGTATCTCGGCTACGAAGAACGGGAAATGACGGACGTTATTACCGGCGAGAAAACCACGATCCGCTCCCTCCGGCACACCTCCGAACTCGATACCGGCGAAATGCACTTTTTTCTCACGCAGATAGAGGGCTGGGCGCTGAACATCGGTTGCCGCCTCACCATTCCCGACGATTGCCAGTACGCGCAGTTGCGCGCGAAACAGGAGGCATAA
- a CDS encoding replication protein P has protein sequence MSQQLIQAIAQRDNRTLSRLAGKYHPAPERPEQGVVNTEAERLVDALFRQLKQVFPAANATSLRTEADEAAAKQQWIIAFAENGITRREQLAAGMKRARASLSPFWPSPGQFIDWCREGEFEQAGLPAVAELLAMVRTYCARRGLYASPTDYPWQNAAHYWLVTGLYSGMRLNGWTEKELAEQAKAELLNMARRIASGETIPDPVPMIEQPRPRPVSRERGLEIIARLRRDILKKPRKNV, from the coding sequence TTGAGCCAGCAACTGATTCAGGCCATCGCGCAACGCGACAACCGCACGCTCTCCCGGCTGGCAGGTAAATACCATCCGGCGCCGGAGCGCCCCGAACAGGGCGTAGTAAACACCGAGGCTGAGCGTCTTGTTGATGCGCTGTTTCGCCAGCTCAAGCAGGTATTTCCCGCAGCAAACGCCACCAGCCTGCGCACCGAGGCCGACGAGGCCGCAGCAAAGCAGCAGTGGATCATTGCTTTCGCCGAGAACGGCATCACCCGACGTGAGCAACTGGCCGCAGGCATGAAGCGAGCACGCGCCAGCCTTTCCCCATTCTGGCCGTCGCCTGGGCAGTTTATCGACTGGTGCCGTGAAGGGGAGTTCGAGCAGGCCGGGCTTCCGGCAGTGGCCGAACTGCTGGCGATGGTACGCACCTACTGCGCCCGGCGTGGGCTTTACGCCTCGCCAACGGATTACCCCTGGCAGAATGCCGCCCATTACTGGCTAGTTACGGGCCTGTATAGCGGTATGCGTCTTAACGGCTGGACAGAGAAAGAGCTGGCCGAACAGGCAAAGGCGGAGCTGCTGAATATGGCCCGGCGTATCGCCAGCGGCGAAACCATCCCCGATCCGGTGCCGATGATTGAACAGCCCAGGCCGCGGCCCGTTTCCCGTGAGCGGGGCTTAGAAATCATCGCCAGATTACGGCGCGACATTTTGAAGAAACCACGCAAGAACGTTTGA
- a CDS encoding replication protein: MADLDNGFTRIANELLEAVIVADLTARQLKVVLAVMRKTYGFGRALDRISNVQIAEETGIHHTHICKAKNELIAMNILVSSGNQIGINKVVSDWNTGISQNSKTLAKTANTSLAKSANTTHHERLANSAKHKRNKNKIYITPLTPQGGKAKFNPLEVDLPDWLDPAVWREWVQYRAESKKPIKSMLTVTKAIKLLSQYRDAGDNPAEVVNQSIANGWQGLFRVKAPGRGVAPVNAGHVPHWNSPEAWEDVF; the protein is encoded by the coding sequence GTGGCTGACTTAGATAACGGGTTTACCCGAATCGCAAATGAGCTACTTGAGGCTGTTATTGTTGCCGATTTGACGGCGCGACAGTTGAAAGTTGTGCTGGCGGTAATGCGCAAAACTTACGGGTTCGGCAGAGCGCTGGATCGCATTTCTAATGTGCAGATTGCCGAGGAAACAGGAATTCATCATACCCACATCTGCAAGGCAAAAAATGAGCTTATCGCGATGAACATACTTGTTTCATCGGGTAACCAAATTGGCATTAACAAAGTCGTTTCAGACTGGAATACAGGTATTAGCCAAAACAGCAAAACATTAGCCAAAACAGCTAATACAAGTTTAGCTAAATCGGCTAATACAACTCACCATGAGAGATTAGCCAACTCGGCTAAACACAAAAGAAATAAAAATAAAATATATATAACCCCCCTAACCCCCCAGGGGGGAAAGGCGAAATTCAACCCGCTTGAGGTCGATCTGCCTGACTGGCTCGATCCGGCTGTCTGGCGTGAATGGGTTCAGTACCGCGCCGAGAGCAAAAAACCGATCAAGTCCATGCTGACCGTGACGAAGGCCATCAAGCTTCTGAGCCAGTACCGGGATGCTGGCGACAACCCGGCGGAAGTGGTCAATCAATCCATCGCCAACGGCTGGCAGGGTTTATTCCGCGTCAAAGCGCCCGGACGCGGCGTGGCCCCGGTTAACGCTGGACACGTTCCGCACTGGAACAGCCCGGAAGCGTGGGAGGACGTGTTTTGA
- a CDS encoding CII family transcriptional regulator: MNTTQKSTTSKELQIETRIRSGIAALGVAQVAKKMGIHHSQISRMQTGKNCFVERAARLLAVIGFDDRDETVIIKGEQTAEVAKALISMLEHLKGETPDCANSSGASECK; the protein is encoded by the coding sequence ATGAACACCACACAAAAAAGCACAACCAGCAAGGAATTACAGATCGAAACCCGAATCAGAAGCGGCATAGCCGCCTTGGGCGTCGCGCAGGTTGCCAAGAAAATGGGCATCCACCACTCACAAATTAGCCGGATGCAGACCGGGAAGAACTGTTTTGTTGAGCGTGCTGCCAGGTTGCTGGCGGTAATTGGATTTGATGATCGTGACGAGACGGTAATCATCAAAGGCGAGCAGACGGCAGAGGTAGCGAAAGCGCTGATCTCGATGCTGGAGCATTTAAAAGGCGAAACCCCGGACTGCGCCAACAGTTCCGGGGCTTCTGAGTGCAAATAA
- a CDS encoding Cro/CI family transcriptional regulator → MYTKSVISHFGSKAAIARALGISQVAVTRWGETVPEKRAARLDHITNGVLKYDPDFYEACDKKRHV, encoded by the coding sequence ATGTATACAAAAAGTGTAATCAGTCATTTTGGTTCAAAAGCTGCCATTGCTCGTGCTTTGGGAATATCTCAAGTTGCTGTCACCAGATGGGGTGAAACCGTGCCAGAGAAGCGCGCGGCTAGGCTTGATCACATTACCAATGGAGTACTCAAGTATGACCCTGATTTTTATGAAGCCTGTGACAAGAAAAGGCATGTTTAA
- a CDS encoding helix-turn-helix domain-containing protein has protein sequence MKTAHISERISARRKELGFTQQQLADKVQKSSVSVFKWENGQTEPKGKSLFALAAALRCSPAWLMFGDEDKSPAPADSLPTELDERQKRLLDLFESLPESEKESIISELEVRVDNFNRLFEELLKVRKDRPSKK, from the coding sequence ATGAAAACTGCACATATCAGCGAACGCATCTCGGCAAGGCGCAAAGAACTTGGGTTTACCCAACAACAGCTTGCTGACAAGGTTCAGAAGTCGAGCGTCAGCGTCTTTAAGTGGGAGAACGGGCAGACAGAGCCTAAGGGTAAAAGCCTCTTTGCTCTTGCGGCTGCGCTTAGGTGCTCTCCTGCATGGTTGATGTTTGGTGATGAAGACAAGTCACCCGCTCCAGCCGATTCACTTCCAACCGAGCTGGACGAAAGGCAAAAGAGGCTTCTAGACCTGTTTGAATCACTTCCAGAGTCCGAAAAAGAATCTATTATCAGTGAGTTAGAAGTAAGGGTTGATAACTTTAACCGCTTGTTCGAAGAACTACTTAAAGTAAGAAAAGACCGCCCCTCAAAAAAATAA
- a CDS encoding DUF1391 family protein produces MTNLDLGNNESLTCGVFRNSDGTFTAMTFTKSKTFKTEAGARRWLARNTD; encoded by the coding sequence ATGACTAACCTCGATCTTGGCAACAACGAATCATTGACGTGTGGCGTGTTCCGCAACAGTGACGGCACATTTACGGCCATGACGTTCACCAAAAGCAAAACTTTTAAAACCGAAGCTGGCGCACGCCGCTGGCTGGCAAGAAACACTGATTAA